Proteins from a single region of Verrucomicrobiia bacterium:
- a CDS encoding DHH family phosphoesterase encodes MMVLPKPEVILTHESDLDGLMSGVLLQRLARKLFGGYVPLEACHYNIWRNRDLRERSAWVADFAYEPRLDRANWLLVDHHPCEAQPKHLMFLHDTQKSAGRLCYELCVQHGMGSPELERLAHLNDVADLFWEEDPDFVLACDIANLVKVYGFWNLHALVEGRIEALLNHPLLEVMAVKRRIEDPLGYEWSKEHIIPLSAKIGLVETVVGNNNAIIFQLLERKATPYEVLVTLFRKSNGMMIASFRSQNGQALKAAEKVQGGGHPNAAGAILPRHVRNLADAVTYLTGIFSPTPAKGTPLNSLEALFADLDSKT; translated from the coding sequence ATGATGGTGTTACCGAAACCGGAAGTAATCCTGACGCATGAAAGCGACCTCGATGGCCTGATGTCCGGCGTGCTGTTGCAGCGGCTGGCGCGCAAGCTGTTTGGGGGCTATGTGCCCCTGGAGGCGTGTCATTACAACATCTGGCGCAATCGGGATTTGCGCGAGCGCTCGGCGTGGGTGGCCGACTTTGCCTACGAACCGCGGCTGGACCGCGCCAACTGGCTGCTGGTGGATCACCACCCCTGCGAGGCGCAGCCCAAGCATCTGATGTTCCTCCATGACACGCAGAAATCCGCCGGCCGGCTGTGCTATGAGCTGTGCGTGCAGCACGGCATGGGCTCGCCGGAGCTGGAACGTCTGGCGCATTTGAATGATGTGGCCGATTTGTTTTGGGAGGAAGACCCGGATTTTGTGCTGGCTTGCGACATTGCCAATCTGGTGAAGGTGTATGGTTTTTGGAATTTGCATGCGCTGGTGGAAGGCCGCATTGAAGCGCTGCTGAACCACCCCCTGCTGGAGGTCATGGCGGTAAAGCGCCGGATTGAAGACCCCCTGGGCTATGAGTGGAGCAAGGAACATATCATCCCTTTGAGCGCAAAAATCGGGCTGGTCGAGACCGTGGTGGGCAACAACAACGCGATCATCTTCCAGCTTTTGGAGCGCAAGGCTACGCCGTACGAGGTGCTGGTCACGTTGTTTCGCAAAAGCAACGGCATGATGATAGCCAGCTTTCGCAGCCAGAATGGCCAGGCCCTTAAAGCGGCGGAAAAAGTGCAGGGCGGCGGCCATCCCAATGCCGCCGGTGCGATCCTGCCGCGGCATGTGCGCAATCTGGCTGATGCGGTGACCTACCTGACGGGCATTTTCAGTCCCACGCCAGCCAAGGGCACGCCGCTCAACAGTTTGGAAGCCTTGTTCGCTGATTTAGACTCCAAAACCTGA
- a CDS encoding zinc ribbon domain-containing protein translates to MPTYEYVCEKCQHQFEVFQSMKDKPLTVCPKDKCPQKRWGKGKVRRLLGAGAGLIFKGSGFYITDYRSESYKAAAKKEASPSASSSSSSSSSASSSSSSSSSSNNSSGSKKN, encoded by the coding sequence ATGCCAACGTACGAGTACGTTTGTGAGAAATGTCAGCATCAATTTGAGGTCTTTCAAAGCATGAAAGATAAACCGCTCACGGTTTGTCCCAAGGACAAGTGCCCCCAAAAACGATGGGGCAAGGGCAAGGTACGCCGCCTGCTGGGCGCGGGAGCGGGACTCATTTTCAAGGGCAGCGGCTTCTATATTACCGATTATCGCAGTGAAAGTTACAAGGCGGCGGCCAAAAAGGAGGCCAGCCCGTCCGCCAGCAGCAGCTCCAGTTCAAGTTCTTCCGCCAGCAGCAGCAGCAGCAGCTCCAGCAGCAGTAATAATAGCAGCGGGAGCAAAAAAAACTGA
- a CDS encoding immunoglobulin domain-containing protein produces MQSVARCCFGVAKWLTLAAFLIVQSQAQTPPPLITEFMAINNNTLTDEDNDRPDWIEIYNPADVPVNLAGWSLTDQANNLRRWIFPATNLAPRSFLIVFASSKNRAVPGAPLHANFNLAGDGEYLALVNPSGQVVSQFAPRFPRQNADISYGVGQTVNLLSATAAAKVLVPNAEPPPNWMHPGFDDSSWQSGANGVGFQYVVPGFAVRNYKAAGSFQVGSLDAAFQVMTNPTLQAWVNTAITPVVNFLNTGGSANFTNDLTFPGLVINTDTEDFVTEATALITIPGPGPYTFGVNSDDGFILQIGPFQMSYPAPRGPADTLTTFNFPAAGKYPMRLVFYERGGGAEVELFAAPGSYAAFDANVFRLVGDTANGGLPAETPPLNSDTLESYYEHLRTDVSLQMLNQRSVAYVRLPFQVADPAAVESLSLRLRYDDGCIVYLNGIEVYRTNAPVVPAWNALATAAHSAAVVETVDLNEYRNALIPGQNVLAIQGFNLSAANTDFLIQAELVDFRVQNQSPGFMSPPTPGAANQAGAPIQAPPALYSVASGVYTNAVLQVELYSLIPGAQIRYSLNGAPVTANSPLYTNGQPLIISNSAIVSTKVFAPGYFPSRQVSAYYTLLENTVYSFNSPLPIVVLDTFNQTITPDMDPRATCIITVFDTSPTNRRATLVSRPDFQGRVGVEGRGQTSWSFPDTDGRHKKPYNLEIRGEDARDRKVAFLDFPEGSDFALINVYNDKTFLNDFLAYELFEKMGHYSVRRRFVEVYWNGTPPEGTADRSGKVGNNDYVGVYLLVEKIRADANRVNIEPPQSGAPGDPITGGFIFKKDKASPGDLLFYTTSGQDIRLHEPRPDQVTTVQVEWLRNHLNEMEAALYGPAWRDRAIGYRKYIDVDSFVDNHWIVEFTKQIDGYRLSNYMYKGRTGKIKMEPIWDWNLSFGNANYLDGGRTNNWYYPLISSTEHIWLRRLISEPGDPDFQQAIADRWAELAAGVFNLSNVLARVDELSAFLAEPIARDLARWPRLARYLWPNPNGSAGGWHVDYQNPSTHAAIIAQMKTWITGRFNWIDQQFIKPPTFSRRAGPANAPLVMTAPAGAIYYTLNGADPRLPGGSRSPQALLYTNSIIPPDNSRITARVWLSNQWSAPVTAVFGSSTPSLVISELMYNPAPSTDPNFNTQDYEFIELLNTGSTTQDLTGLLLSGGVDFRFPIGNLAPAGSPTLQDFDSPGTPYTTSRLSEGGGAVVTSGGPAGQFIRLTTPNTGANRNRLAFNRTLDSTYGRLVAEVDFRGVNSSPPLSGGTPTVANFDASGTPYTLSGTAATASDGGPYGTFMRLTPAVNSLNNGIFFNRTAAGTFTNITMTFDFRMTPGAGRADGLGVAFLNTANWGTSGNIAVFTEEPNLAGSLAFGFDIYNNGNPPDPNNNHISIHWNGALVSGGVATPNLNLASGQFHRAEITLRFSGGSVFITVRLTPNIYGTPGTPETLFNNFQISGVNPYEMRLGICGRTGGENAAHDIDNVNVEFGVVPPAPGGLSLVLLPTAIFGTSGAGSTLAHYTNEPVLASGLALDLVMGNVASQNSADLYYQGRLVTSALLSSNVLELDNGQFHRARWELIRNLDGARVHLSIIPNSLGTPGTPIAVLTNVQIDGLVPQDFRLELAGRNGGQILQLDADNVRVEYDRNTPMLLAPGERILVVKNRAAFESRYGTGFRIAGEYERNLANSNERLNLTGPLGEPIFSVRYEDWYRLTDGAGFSLVLAGNTMPDNNPAGWRVSTQYGGSPGAADLPPPLFVPVVVNEVLSRPLPPLVDAVELHNPNTVPADISFWWLTDNFNQPYKYQFPSNTIIPPGGFLVVTEADFNRPGDPRGFGFRGEGEEVYLFSANAAGQLTGYYHGFDFGASDQNVSLGRHVISNGNDHLVPQRSMTFGATNSGPVIGPVVISEVMYHPPDYPDGRDNKEMEFIELLNITDGPVWLFNPAYPSFTWRLRDAVDYEFPSGVILPPQGRLLVVSFDPATEYVLLEQFRNLYRVPPDVPIYGPYSGKLDNSQDSVELTRPGPLDATTGLPDYLLVDKVRYSDNPPWPQAADSAGFSLHRLNPAAYGNDPANWTAGPPTAGRPFTPGVPPVITQSPVDLTVWMHDTVTLQVAATGEGPLQYHWRFNGNPLPGATNAALILANVQLAQAGVYQAVVLGPGGAAESAPARLTVWQAVTFTNQPRSLVALAGTNITLSAGATGNGPVTYQWQRNGVNLPGATSATLTLTNVQVDQSGLYRVVATDALGSVPSAHASVLIATTPAVSLLPTGQVVRVGGTLSITAGFSGSEPKGYVWNRNGVDITRLGEVGTNLIISPVQLSDGGLYRCGVTNLVRTNVLFHSFVAMVVVDPPTDKTAHVGGTVVLTANANPVGNARFQWQFNGNNLAGRTSGTLVLTNVQLADAGIYTVLVTNSMNTAASAAYSCRLTVVEQPAAPAITQQPLSVVTNLGANVSFNVTATGTEVLYYQWWFNQTNRLTTGTNATLLLTNVALAQLGEYRVVVSNHSGVVTSEAAFLEAPLPPAIVTAPVSTQVLAGAQAVFAVSATGTSPLAYQWYRSFFTPIAGATNMTLVLPAAQSGDVGDYRVVVSNPYGAATSSVAWLTLLTPPGLVLQPQDQVLTPGQTARFFAVATGQAPLLFQWWRAPNLPLAGETNSVLVISNAQTAEAGAYFLTVSNVAGVFTSRLATLTISEGMVDTDQDGLPDDWERQNGLTVGINDANVDSDGDGHTNYQEFLAGTNPQDPNSVLALRATVVQGMPVLQFLAVSNRAYRLEFKNALGQPAWQLLTNLPPEPFNRPAVLSDPAPSSTNRFYRLYIP; encoded by the coding sequence ATGCAATCCGTGGCGCGTTGCTGCTTTGGCGTGGCCAAGTGGTTGACATTGGCCGCTTTTCTCATCGTTCAAAGTCAGGCCCAAACTCCTCCGCCCCTCATCACGGAGTTTATGGCCATCAACAACAACACCCTGACGGATGAAGACAATGACCGCCCGGACTGGATTGAAATCTACAACCCGGCGGACGTGCCCGTGAATCTGGCTGGCTGGAGTCTGACCGATCAGGCCAACAACCTGCGACGCTGGATTTTCCCGGCCACCAATCTGGCGCCGCGCAGTTTCCTGATCGTGTTTGCCTCCAGTAAAAACCGGGCCGTGCCAGGCGCCCCACTGCACGCCAACTTTAACCTGGCCGGGGACGGCGAGTACCTGGCCTTGGTGAACCCTTCGGGGCAGGTGGTCTCGCAATTCGCCCCACGGTTTCCGCGCCAGAATGCGGACATATCCTACGGCGTGGGCCAGACGGTCAATCTGTTGAGCGCCACCGCCGCCGCCAAAGTGTTGGTGCCCAATGCCGAACCGCCTCCCAACTGGATGCATCCCGGTTTTGATGACAGCTCCTGGCAAAGCGGCGCCAATGGTGTGGGTTTTCAATACGTCGTCCCCGGTTTCGCCGTGCGCAATTACAAAGCCGCCGGCAGTTTTCAAGTGGGCAGCCTGGATGCCGCCTTTCAGGTCATGACCAATCCCACGTTGCAAGCGTGGGTCAACACGGCCATCACCCCGGTCGTCAATTTTTTGAACACCGGTGGCTCGGCCAATTTTACCAATGACCTCACCTTTCCGGGGCTGGTCATCAACACCGATACCGAGGACTTTGTGACCGAGGCTACAGCCCTGATTACCATCCCCGGGCCGGGTCCCTACACTTTCGGGGTCAACAGCGACGACGGATTCATTTTGCAGATTGGCCCCTTCCAAATGTCGTACCCTGCGCCACGCGGTCCCGCTGATACCCTGACCACGTTCAACTTTCCTGCCGCCGGCAAATATCCCATGCGCCTGGTGTTTTACGAACGCGGAGGAGGCGCCGAGGTGGAGTTGTTTGCCGCCCCGGGAAGCTACGCTGCCTTCGATGCCAATGTTTTCCGGCTGGTGGGTGACACCGCCAACGGCGGCCTGCCGGCCGAGACCCCGCCTTTGAACAGCGACACCTTGGAGAGTTATTACGAGCATTTGCGCACAGATGTCTCCCTCCAGATGCTCAATCAACGCTCCGTGGCGTACGTGCGCCTGCCCTTCCAGGTGGCCGATCCCGCCGCTGTGGAATCGCTCTCCCTGCGCTTGCGGTATGATGACGGGTGTATCGTCTATCTCAACGGCATCGAGGTGTATCGGACAAACGCTCCCGTTGTGCCCGCCTGGAATGCGCTGGCCACCGCCGCCCATTCGGCCGCCGTGGTGGAAACAGTGGACTTGAACGAGTATCGCAACGCCCTCATCCCGGGCCAAAACGTCCTGGCCATTCAAGGTTTCAACCTCTCCGCCGCCAACACCGATTTCCTGATCCAGGCGGAGCTGGTGGATTTTCGCGTGCAGAATCAGTCCCCCGGCTTTATGTCGCCACCCACCCCCGGCGCCGCCAACCAGGCCGGGGCGCCCATACAGGCGCCACCCGCGCTGTACTCGGTGGCCAGCGGCGTTTATACCAATGCGGTTCTGCAAGTGGAGCTGTATTCTCTGATCCCTGGCGCGCAAATCCGTTATTCTCTGAATGGCGCGCCGGTGACGGCCAACTCGCCCCTCTACACCAATGGCCAGCCGCTGATCATCAGCAATTCTGCCATTGTCTCCACCAAGGTATTTGCTCCGGGGTATTTCCCCAGCCGGCAGGTATCCGCGTACTACACGCTCCTGGAAAACACAGTCTATAGCTTCAACTCACCGCTTCCGATTGTGGTATTGGATACCTTCAACCAGACGATCACCCCCGACATGGACCCCCGGGCCACCTGCATCATCACCGTATTTGACACCTCCCCCACCAACCGCCGCGCCACCCTTGTAAGCCGACCAGATTTCCAGGGAAGGGTTGGCGTGGAAGGCCGCGGCCAGACCTCCTGGTCCTTCCCGGATACCGATGGGCGGCATAAGAAACCCTACAACTTGGAGATCCGGGGGGAGGACGCTCGTGATCGCAAAGTGGCCTTCCTTGACTTCCCGGAAGGCTCGGACTTCGCCCTGATTAATGTGTATAACGACAAAACCTTCCTGAACGACTTCCTCGCCTATGAATTGTTTGAAAAAATGGGGCATTATTCCGTGCGCCGCCGTTTTGTTGAGGTGTACTGGAACGGCACGCCCCCGGAGGGGACGGCCGATCGCTCGGGCAAGGTGGGCAACAATGATTACGTGGGCGTTTATCTGCTCGTCGAAAAAATTCGCGCCGATGCCAATCGGGTGAACATTGAACCACCGCAATCGGGCGCCCCCGGGGACCCCATCACCGGCGGCTTTATTTTTAAGAAAGACAAGGCCAGTCCGGGGGATCTCTTGTTTTACACCACCAGCGGGCAGGATATCCGCCTGCACGAACCGCGCCCGGACCAGGTCACGACCGTTCAGGTGGAATGGCTGCGCAATCACCTCAACGAAATGGAGGCGGCGCTCTATGGGCCGGCCTGGCGCGATCGTGCCATCGGCTATCGCAAATACATTGATGTGGATTCGTTTGTGGACAACCACTGGATCGTCGAGTTCACCAAGCAAATTGATGGCTACCGCCTCAGCAACTACATGTACAAGGGGCGCACCGGCAAAATCAAAATGGAACCCATCTGGGACTGGAACCTGAGCTTTGGCAATGCCAACTACCTGGATGGCGGCCGCACCAACAACTGGTATTACCCCCTCATCAGCTCCACTGAACACATCTGGCTGCGACGCCTCATCAGCGAACCGGGAGACCCGGATTTCCAACAGGCCATCGCCGATCGCTGGGCGGAACTGGCCGCCGGAGTGTTCAATCTGTCCAACGTGCTGGCCCGGGTGGATGAACTCTCGGCCTTTCTGGCTGAGCCTATCGCCCGGGACCTGGCCCGTTGGCCACGACTGGCGCGTTATCTCTGGCCCAATCCCAACGGCTCGGCGGGCGGCTGGCATGTGGACTATCAAAACCCATCCACGCACGCCGCCATCATCGCGCAGATGAAAACGTGGATCACCGGCCGCTTTAACTGGATTGATCAACAATTCATCAAACCTCCCACCTTCAGCCGGCGCGCCGGCCCGGCCAATGCGCCGCTGGTCATGACCGCTCCCGCCGGCGCCATTTACTACACCCTCAACGGCGCCGACCCGCGCCTGCCCGGCGGTTCGCGCTCCCCTCAGGCCCTGCTCTACACCAACAGCATCATCCCGCCGGACAATTCCCGCATCACCGCCCGTGTCTGGCTGAGCAATCAGTGGAGTGCGCCGGTCACCGCAGTGTTTGGCAGCAGCACGCCTTCCCTGGTGATTTCGGAGCTGATGTACAATCCCGCCCCCTCCACCGACCCCAATTTCAACACCCAAGATTACGAATTCATCGAGCTGCTGAATACCGGTTCCACCACCCAGGATTTGACCGGCCTGCTGCTCTCCGGGGGGGTGGACTTCCGTTTCCCCATCGGCAATCTGGCCCCCGCCGGATCTCCAACTCTCCAGGACTTTGACTCCCCAGGCACCCCTTACACCACCTCCCGGCTGAGTGAAGGCGGCGGGGCGGTGGTTACGTCGGGCGGGCCGGCGGGCCAGTTCATCCGGCTGACCACCCCCAATACCGGCGCCAACCGCAACCGTCTGGCCTTCAATCGCACACTCGACAGCACCTATGGCCGGCTGGTGGCCGAGGTGGACTTCCGCGGCGTCAACAGCTCACCGCCACTGTCCGGCGGCACCCCCACCGTGGCAAATTTTGATGCCTCCGGCACACCCTATACCCTGTCCGGAACGGCGGCGACCGCCTCCGACGGCGGCCCGTATGGCACGTTTATGCGGCTGACCCCGGCGGTAAACAGCCTCAACAACGGCATTTTCTTCAACCGCACCGCGGCGGGCACTTTTACCAACATCACCATGACTTTTGATTTCCGCATGACGCCGGGCGCCGGCCGGGCCGACGGCCTGGGCGTGGCCTTTTTAAACACCGCCAACTGGGGCACTTCCGGCAACATCGCGGTGTTCACCGAGGAGCCCAACCTGGCCGGCTCGCTGGCCTTTGGTTTTGACATCTACAACAACGGCAACCCGCCGGATCCCAACAACAACCACATTTCCATTCATTGGAATGGTGCCCTGGTCTCCGGCGGCGTGGCCACGCCCAATCTCAATCTCGCCAGCGGCCAGTTCCATCGCGCCGAAATCACCCTCCGGTTCAGCGGCGGCTCAGTGTTCATCACGGTCCGGCTTACGCCCAATATCTATGGCACGCCCGGCACGCCGGAAACCCTGTTCAACAACTTCCAAATCTCGGGGGTGAATCCCTACGAGATGCGCCTGGGCATCTGCGGCCGTACCGGCGGTGAAAATGCCGCGCATGACATTGACAACGTCAACGTGGAGTTTGGCGTGGTGCCGCCCGCGCCGGGCGGGCTGTCGCTGGTGCTCCTGCCCACCGCCATCTTTGGCACGAGCGGGGCGGGCAGCACCCTGGCGCATTATACCAACGAGCCGGTGCTGGCCAGCGGCCTGGCGCTGGATTTGGTGATGGGCAACGTGGCCTCTCAAAACAGTGCCGACCTCTACTATCAGGGCCGCCTGGTTACCAGTGCGCTGCTCAGTTCGAACGTCCTCGAGCTGGACAACGGCCAGTTCCACCGGGCCCGGTGGGAGTTGATTCGCAACCTGGATGGCGCACGCGTGCATCTGAGCATCATCCCCAACAGCCTCGGCACGCCGGGCACCCCCATCGCGGTTTTGACCAATGTGCAGATTGACGGCCTGGTGCCACAGGATTTCCGGCTCGAGCTGGCCGGCCGCAACGGCGGCCAAATCCTGCAACTGGACGCCGACAACGTGCGGGTGGAATACGACCGCAACACCCCCATGCTGCTGGCCCCCGGCGAACGCATCCTGGTGGTCAAAAATCGGGCTGCCTTCGAGTCCCGCTATGGCACCGGCTTCCGCATTGCCGGCGAATATGAGCGGAACCTGGCCAACAGCAACGAGCGCCTCAACCTGACCGGCCCGCTGGGCGAGCCGATCTTTTCAGTGCGGTATGAGGACTGGTACCGCCTGACCGATGGCGCCGGCTTCTCGCTGGTGCTGGCGGGCAACACCATGCCCGACAACAATCCCGCCGGCTGGCGCGTGAGCACGCAATATGGCGGCTCACCGGGGGCGGCCGATTTGCCGCCGCCGCTCTTCGTGCCGGTGGTGGTGAATGAAGTCCTCTCGCGCCCCCTGCCGCCGCTGGTGGACGCCGTCGAGCTGCACAATCCCAACACCGTGCCGGCGGACATCAGTTTCTGGTGGCTGACAGATAACTTTAACCAGCCCTACAAATACCAATTCCCCTCCAACACCATCATCCCGCCCGGCGGTTTTCTGGTGGTGACGGAGGCGGATTTCAACCGGCCCGGCGATCCGCGCGGATTTGGATTCCGCGGTGAAGGGGAGGAGGTGTACCTCTTCAGCGCCAATGCGGCCGGTCAGCTCACCGGCTATTATCATGGCTTTGATTTTGGCGCTTCGGATCAAAACGTCTCCCTGGGCCGACACGTCATCAGCAACGGCAATGATCATCTGGTGCCGCAACGCAGCATGACCTTCGGCGCCACCAACAGCGGGCCGGTCATCGGCCCGGTGGTCATCAGCGAGGTGATGTATCATCCCCCCGATTATCCGGACGGCCGCGACAACAAGGAGATGGAGTTCATCGAATTGCTAAACATCACGGATGGCCCCGTATGGCTCTTCAACCCCGCTTATCCTTCCTTTACCTGGCGGCTGCGCGACGCGGTGGATTATGAGTTCCCCTCCGGTGTCATTCTCCCGCCCCAGGGGCGCCTCCTGGTGGTCAGCTTTGATCCGGCCACCGAGTACGTCTTGTTGGAGCAATTCCGCAATCTTTACCGCGTCCCGCCCGACGTGCCCATTTATGGGCCTTACTCCGGCAAACTGGATAATTCCCAGGACAGCGTGGAATTGACCCGTCCTGGACCGCTGGACGCCACCACCGGCCTGCCCGATTACCTCCTGGTGGACAAAGTGCGTTATTCCGACAACCCGCCATGGCCCCAGGCCGCGGACAGTGCGGGATTCTCCCTGCACCGCCTGAACCCGGCGGCCTACGGCAACGATCCAGCCAACTGGACCGCCGGGCCGCCCACGGCCGGCCGGCCTTTCACGCCAGGCGTGCCGCCAGTCATCACCCAATCGCCAGTGGACCTGACTGTCTGGATGCATGATACCGTGACGCTGCAAGTCGCAGCCACCGGAGAAGGCCCGCTGCAATATCACTGGCGCTTCAATGGCAACCCGCTGCCGGGCGCCACCAATGCCGCCCTGATATTGGCGAATGTGCAACTGGCGCAAGCCGGCGTTTACCAAGCCGTGGTTTTGGGCCCCGGTGGCGCCGCTGAGAGCGCCCCGGCGCGGCTCACCGTCTGGCAGGCAGTAACGTTCACCAACCAGCCCCGCAGCCTGGTGGCGCTGGCCGGCACCAACATCACCCTCTCCGCCGGGGCCACCGGCAACGGCCCGGTAACCTACCAATGGCAGCGCAACGGCGTTAACCTGCCGGGGGCCACCAGCGCCACCCTGACACTGACCAATGTGCAGGTGGATCAATCGGGCCTGTATCGGGTGGTGGCCACCGATGCCCTGGGCTCCGTGCCCAGCGCGCACGCCAGTGTCCTGATCGCCACCACGCCCGCCGTCTCCCTGCTGCCCACCGGCCAGGTGGTGCGGGTGGGCGGCACCCTGAGCATCACCGCCGGTTTCTCCGGCTCGGAACCCAAAGGTTATGTCTGGAATCGCAACGGCGTGGACATCACCCGCCTGGGCGAGGTGGGCACCAATCTTATCATCAGCCCCGTCCAGCTTTCCGACGGCGGTCTCTACCGCTGCGGCGTCACCAATCTGGTCCGCACCAATGTGCTGTTCCATTCCTTCGTGGCGATGGTGGTCGTGGACCCGCCCACCGATAAAACCGCGCACGTGGGCGGCACGGTGGTGCTCACCGCCAACGCCAACCCCGTGGGCAATGCCCGCTTCCAGTGGCAGTTCAACGGCAACAACCTGGCAGGCAGGACTTCCGGCACGCTGGTGCTGACCAATGTCCAGCTCGCCGATGCCGGCATTTACACGGTGCTGGTGACCAACTCCATGAACACGGCCGCCTCCGCGGCCTACTCCTGCCGCCTGACCGTGGTCGAGCAGCCGGCGGCGCCGGCCATCACGCAGCAACCACTCAGCGTGGTCACCAACCTCGGCGCCAATGTCAGCTTCAATGTGACGGCCACCGGCACCGAAGTGCTGTACTATCAATGGTGGTTCAATCAAACCAATCGTCTGACCACCGGCACCAACGCGACGCTGCTGCTCACCAACGTTGCCCTCGCCCAACTGGGCGAGTACCGCGTGGTCGTCTCCAACCATTCCGGCGTCGTAACCAGTGAAGCCGCCTTCCTGGAGGCGCCGCTGCCGCCCGCCATCGTCACGGCGCCGGTCAGCACGCAAGTCCTGGCCGGAGCGCAAGCTGTCTTTGCCGTCAGCGCCACCGGCACATCCCCGCTCGCTTATCAGTGGTACCGCTCCTTCTTCACCCCGATTGCGGGCGCCACCAACATGACCCTCGTTTTGCCTGCGGCACAAAGCGGGGACGTGGGCGATTACCGCGTGGTGGTCTCCAATCCCTATGGCGCGGCTACCAGCAGTGTGGCGTGGCTCACCCTGCTGACCCCGCCCGGCTTGGTGCTGCAACCGCAGGACCAGGTGCTCACGCCGGGCCAGACGGCGCGCTTCTTTGCTGTCGCCACCGGGCAGGCGCCGCTCCTTTTCCAATGGTGGCGGGCGCCCAACCTGCCGCTGGCCGGGGAAACCAATTCCGTGCTGGTCATCTCCAACGCGCAAACCGCCGAGGCCGGCGCTTACTTCCTGACCGTTTCCAATGTGGCGGGAGTCTTCACCAGCCGTCTGGCGACGTTAACCATCAGCGAAGGCATGGTGGACACCGACCAGGACGGCCTGCCTGATGACTGGGAACGCCAAAACGGCCTGACGGTGGGCATTAATGATGCCAATGTGGACAGCGATGGTGACGGCCACACCAACTACCAGGAATTCCTCGCCGGCACCAATCCGCAAGACCCCAACAGTGTGCTGGCCTTGCGGGCAACTGTCGTCCAGGGCATGCCCGTCCTGCAATTCCTCGCCGTCTCCAATCGGGCTTACCGGCTGGAATTCAAGAATGCCCTCGGCCAGCCCGCCTGGCAGTTGTTGACCAACCTGCCACCTGAACCGTTCAACCGGCCGGCGGTCCTAAGCGATCCGGCGCCATCGTCCACCAACCGGTTCTACCGCCTTTACATACCTTAA
- a CDS encoding DNA replication/repair protein RecF, which translates to MHLARLRLRDFRNYARLDAAFAPGFHLILGDNAQGKTNLLEAIYLLATLRSFRGVGGAQLIRHGARGYWVGATIVGPLRHEVKIFWSPRQRKLLMNNQPVRRLADYYGTLRAVVFCSEDTQLIKGPGRVRRRFMDLLLAQTHAPYLHLLQRYTRAVRARNALLRSRRLDEHALAGFTREVVAAGTEIMRLRRELLPRLSPLARAAHARIAPAGEELQLAYQPATGNEDLAQALERSREQERATRLTLVGPHRDEMALLLNGKPAAQFASEGQKRTLALALKMAQAEYLTERQGSPPILLIDDVMVELDIKRRSGFLPLLERSREAQGQVFMTCTEENWPRELSRSLHRWEVRAGHLNPLA; encoded by the coding sequence GTGCACCTCGCACGCCTGAGATTGCGCGACTTTCGCAACTACGCCCGCCTGGACGCGGCGTTTGCACCGGGTTTTCATCTGATTCTGGGTGACAACGCCCAGGGCAAAACCAATTTGCTGGAAGCCATCTACCTCCTGGCCACCCTGCGCTCGTTTCGCGGGGTGGGCGGCGCGCAGCTCATCCGCCATGGCGCGCGCGGTTATTGGGTCGGCGCCACCATCGTCGGCCCCCTTCGCCATGAAGTAAAAATCTTCTGGTCGCCCCGCCAGCGCAAATTGCTCATGAACAACCAGCCCGTACGCCGGCTGGCGGATTATTACGGCACCCTGCGTGCCGTGGTCTTTTGCAGCGAAGACACCCAGTTAATCAAAGGCCCCGGCCGCGTGCGCCGCCGGTTCATGGACCTGCTGCTGGCTCAAACCCACGCCCCCTATCTGCACCTCCTCCAGCGCTACACCCGGGCCGTACGTGCCCGCAACGCCTTGCTGCGCAGCCGGCGTCTGGACGAGCACGCCCTGGCCGGTTTTACCCGGGAGGTTGTGGCTGCCGGCACGGAAATCATGCGCCTGCGCCGCGAACTGCTCCCCCGCCTCTCGCCCCTGGCCCGGGCCGCGCATGCGCGCATTGCTCCCGCCGGTGAAGAATTGCAACTGGCTTATCAACCCGCCACCGGCAATGAAGACCTGGCCCAAGCCTTGGAACGCAGCCGTGAACAGGAACGCGCCACGCGCCTGACCTTGGTCGGGCCACACCGTGATGAGATGGCCCTGCTGCTCAACGGAAAGCCGGCCGCCCAGTTTGCCAGCGAAGGCCAGAAACGGACGCTCGCCCTGGCCCTGAAAATGGCTCAAGCCGAATATTTGACGGAAAGGCAGGGCAGCCCGCCCATCCTCCTGATTGATGATGTCATGGTCGAGCTGGATATAAAACGCCGCAGTGGTTTCCTGCCGCTGCTCGAACGCAGCCGCGAAGCTCAGGGCCAGGTGTTCATGACCTGCACGGAGGAAAACTGGCCGCGGGAATTGAGCCGCTCATTGCATCGTTGGGAAGTGCGCGCAGGTCACCTGAACCCCCTGGCCTGA